A window of Corallococcus macrosporus DSM 14697 contains these coding sequences:
- a CDS encoding response regulator, whose product MHNAQHAGAPVVLVVDDDPDILEALSEILEAEGFEIRRARNGKEALERLEPEPPNLILLDLMMPVMDGWEFAQRMRQKPPEVARIPLIVLSADRNVGSKASDIGAVGHLAKPFELNDLLDMVRRSLNPAAASTSA is encoded by the coding sequence TTGCACAATGCACAGCATGCGGGCGCCCCGGTCGTCCTGGTCGTCGATGACGACCCGGACATCCTGGAGGCCCTTTCAGAGATTCTGGAAGCCGAAGGCTTCGAAATCCGCCGGGCGCGGAACGGGAAGGAGGCGTTGGAGCGGCTCGAGCCCGAACCCCCCAACCTCATCCTCTTGGACCTGATGATGCCGGTGATGGACGGGTGGGAGTTCGCCCAGCGGATGCGGCAGAAGCCGCCCGAGGTGGCGCGCATCCCGCTCATCGTCCTCAGCGCGGACCGGAACGTGGGCAGCAAGGCCTCCGACATTGGCGCGGTGGGCCACCTGGCCAAGCCCTTCGAGCTCAACGACTTGTTGGACATGGTTCGCCGCTCGCTGAACCCCGCCGCCGCGTCCACCAGCGCGTGA
- a CDS encoding MarR family winged helix-turn-helix transcriptional regulator, translating into MRRPEDRPAALANRRGDAGAEGQDLPEDGGSEESHGLEDEVDASTPESRRLHALLIEFSRYRSLKNPLAGICEDLQLTPTQMHALSWLGNDGPVQVGVLAQRVGITRKTITGVVDRLESMGLVERTRDVEDRRAVVVRLTQPGSNVFARIDRGLDASLRRVLDLMGPEDRDAVFGILERMLARLTAEAEAADDDSQAG; encoded by the coding sequence ATGCGGCGGCCGGAGGACAGACCGGCCGCTCTCGCGAACCGGCGAGGCGACGCGGGCGCGGAGGGACAGGACCTCCCCGAGGACGGCGGCTCCGAGGAGAGCCACGGTCTGGAGGACGAGGTGGACGCCTCCACGCCCGAGTCGCGGCGCCTCCACGCGTTGCTGATTGAGTTCAGCCGCTACCGCTCCCTGAAGAACCCGCTGGCGGGCATCTGCGAGGACCTCCAGCTCACGCCCACGCAGATGCATGCGTTGTCGTGGCTGGGGAACGACGGTCCGGTGCAGGTGGGCGTCCTGGCCCAGCGGGTGGGCATCACCCGGAAGACCATCACCGGGGTGGTGGACCGGCTGGAGAGCATGGGCCTGGTGGAGCGGACCCGTGACGTGGAGGACCGGCGCGCCGTCGTCGTGCGCCTCACCCAGCCGGGCAGCAACGTCTTCGCCCGCATCGACCGGGGCCTGGACGCGAGCCTGCGGCGCGTGCTGGACCTGATGGGCCCCGAGGACCGGGACGCCGTGTTCGGCATCCTGGAGCGGATGCTGGCGCGGCTGACGGCCGAGGCCGAGGCGGCCGACGACGACTCCCAGGCGGGCTGA
- a CDS encoding CaiB/BaiF CoA transferase family protein, protein MSSLPLAGLRVLDLSRLLPGPYATLVLADLGATVDKVEEPEGGDYVRQMPPLRDDVSGLFYGLNRNKRSLTLNLKQPEGRDALKRLARGYDVLVESFRPGVMDKLGVGESVLRAENPRLIYCAITGYGQTGPDRLKAGHDLNYVARAGLLGYGGEPGGAPAFPGVQMGDIGGGSLFALVGILAALHERERTGQGRLVDVSMTDGALAFLHMHLASRLYLGAEGAALQRGTEALNGGYACYGLYRTADERWLAVGALEPKFFAGVCERLGRPELLEDAYAPGAPGARVKAELTRLFAEHPLAYWRERFAGSDLCIEAVAEGDEVLSDAQLQARGLFVEAEDAALGRKVTHLLTPLRLGPTPLRAPPALGQHSREILEEAGFSEAERARLGH, encoded by the coding sequence ATGTCGTCGCTCCCGCTTGCTGGCCTGCGTGTGTTGGACCTGTCCCGCCTGCTGCCCGGCCCCTATGCCACCCTGGTGCTGGCGGACCTGGGCGCCACCGTGGACAAGGTGGAGGAGCCGGAGGGCGGGGACTACGTCCGGCAGATGCCCCCCCTGCGGGACGACGTCAGCGGCCTGTTCTACGGCCTCAACCGGAACAAGCGCTCGCTCACGCTGAACCTGAAGCAGCCCGAGGGGCGCGACGCGCTGAAGCGCCTGGCGCGCGGCTACGACGTGCTGGTGGAGAGCTTCCGCCCGGGCGTCATGGACAAGCTGGGCGTGGGCGAGTCCGTGCTGCGCGCGGAGAACCCCCGCCTCATCTACTGCGCCATCACCGGCTACGGGCAGACGGGGCCGGACCGGCTGAAGGCGGGGCACGACTTGAACTACGTGGCCCGCGCCGGCCTGCTGGGCTACGGCGGCGAGCCCGGCGGCGCGCCGGCCTTCCCCGGCGTGCAGATGGGGGACATTGGCGGCGGCAGCCTCTTCGCGCTGGTGGGCATCCTGGCGGCGCTGCACGAGCGCGAGCGCACGGGGCAGGGCCGCCTCGTCGACGTGTCCATGACGGATGGCGCGCTGGCCTTCCTCCACATGCACCTGGCGTCGCGCCTCTACCTGGGGGCGGAGGGCGCCGCGCTCCAGCGGGGGACGGAGGCGCTCAACGGCGGCTACGCGTGCTACGGGCTGTACCGCACGGCGGATGAGCGGTGGCTCGCGGTGGGCGCGCTGGAGCCCAAGTTCTTCGCCGGCGTGTGTGAGCGGCTGGGGCGGCCGGAGCTGCTGGAGGACGCCTATGCCCCGGGGGCGCCCGGCGCGCGGGTGAAGGCGGAGCTGACGCGCCTGTTCGCCGAGCACCCGCTGGCGTACTGGCGGGAGCGCTTCGCCGGCTCGGACCTGTGCATCGAAGCGGTGGCGGAGGGGGACGAGGTGCTGAGCGACGCGCAGCTCCAGGCGCGGGGCCTGTTCGTGGAGGCGGAGGACGCGGCGCTGGGGCGCAAGGTGACGCACCTGCTCACGCCGCTGCGCCTGGGCCCCACGCCGCTGCGCGCGCCGCCCGCGCTGGGGCAGCACTCGCGGGAGATTCTGGAGGAGGCCGGCTTCAGCGAGGCGGAGCGGGCGCGGCTGGGACACTGA
- the folE gene encoding GTP cyclohydrolase I, whose amino-acid sequence MARAVADFLRAAGLNLQDVHLSETPARVAEAWTSEFLDGYGRTPEQALGEAFPVPPGSSGELVVVTDLRFHSMCPHHLLPLTGRAHVAYVPGKQVVGFGRLSALVDCFAHRLILQEDLAREVARSLARVLGSPATACIIEAEQACLRLRGDKQRDAVTHAEAYEGALRRDGPLRRELWARLGARR is encoded by the coding sequence ATGGCGCGCGCCGTGGCGGACTTCCTGCGCGCCGCCGGTCTGAACCTCCAGGACGTCCACCTGTCGGAGACGCCCGCGCGCGTGGCCGAGGCCTGGACCTCCGAGTTCCTCGACGGCTACGGCCGCACGCCAGAGCAGGCGCTGGGGGAGGCCTTCCCCGTGCCGCCCGGGTCCTCCGGCGAGCTGGTGGTGGTGACGGACCTGCGCTTCCACTCCATGTGTCCGCACCACCTGCTGCCCCTCACCGGGCGGGCCCACGTGGCCTACGTGCCCGGCAAGCAGGTGGTGGGTTTCGGCCGGTTGTCGGCGCTGGTGGACTGCTTCGCGCACCGGCTCATCCTCCAGGAGGACCTGGCGCGCGAGGTGGCACGCTCCCTGGCCCGGGTGCTGGGCAGCCCGGCCACCGCGTGCATCATCGAAGCGGAGCAGGCGTGCCTGCGCCTCCGGGGCGACAAGCAGCGCGACGCCGTCACCCACGCGGAGGCCTATGAAGGCGCGCTGCGGCGCGACGGCCCCCTGCGCCGCGAGCTGTGGGCCCGGCTGGGGGCCCGGCGATGA
- a CDS encoding tetratricopeptide repeat protein, with amino-acid sequence MFDRPWFASEQTCVLSPALMRPISFALCLLLSLPAWGADASLLSELDGLYAKRGEPGGEKAYEGALKTALDAAPEDYELVWRKARILQWQADGAANEKLKKVLGRQTWDWGDKAVKLNPARVEGHYYAAAGIGAYSQAVGVMKALGEGLEGKFNERLDKAIQLDPDYDRGAPLLAKGRYHYELPWPKRDLAKSASLYEKASAKHPQMLRAYYFLAETLLKDGKPEKAREAIQKVKQGSVAYDPAEGRRVKEWSKKVEADIEKELR; translated from the coding sequence ATGTTTGACCGCCCCTGGTTTGCTAGCGAGCAAACGTGCGTGCTAAGCCCCGCGCTTATGCGCCCGATTTCATTTGCTTTGTGCCTGCTCCTGAGCCTGCCTGCCTGGGGGGCTGACGCATCCCTGCTGTCCGAGCTTGACGGCCTGTACGCGAAGCGCGGCGAGCCGGGCGGGGAGAAGGCCTACGAGGGCGCCCTGAAGACGGCGCTGGACGCCGCGCCGGAGGACTACGAGCTGGTCTGGCGCAAGGCGCGCATCCTCCAGTGGCAGGCGGATGGGGCGGCCAACGAGAAGCTGAAGAAGGTGCTGGGCCGCCAGACGTGGGACTGGGGTGACAAGGCCGTGAAGCTCAACCCCGCCCGGGTGGAGGGCCACTACTACGCGGCCGCCGGCATCGGGGCCTACTCCCAGGCCGTGGGCGTGATGAAGGCGTTGGGGGAGGGGCTCGAGGGCAAGTTCAACGAGCGGCTGGACAAGGCCATCCAGCTTGATCCGGACTATGACCGGGGCGCGCCGCTGCTGGCCAAGGGCCGCTACCACTACGAGCTGCCCTGGCCCAAGCGCGACCTGGCGAAGTCCGCCAGCCTCTATGAGAAGGCCAGCGCGAAGCACCCGCAGATGCTGCGCGCCTACTACTTCCTGGCGGAGACGCTCCTCAAGGACGGCAAGCCGGAGAAGGCGCGCGAGGCCATTCAAAAGGTGAAGCAGGGCAGCGTCGCGTACGACCCCGCGGAGGGGCGGCGCGTGAAGGAGTGGTCCAAGAAGGTCGAAGCCGACATCGAGAAGGAGCTCAGATGA
- a CDS encoding AMP-dependent synthetase/ligase, which yields MRAENQVAAPATAGGDATLVQLLIQRAKNASTVGACHKKDGRWHDVTFARFLDEVKALSAGLVAQGVKPGDRVAIFANTSLQWLICDVAISAAQAITVPIYASNTPEECRYILNHSETTLVFVDNDEKDARQPGRLTRLRQKLPQCPSVRRVVAFEGPVAGGAELSLADVVTQGRAEHAARPDDFEARVNGVSMEDTAAIIYTSGTTGDPKGVILTHQNWAYEAKAAQSVGMMVPGDSVMLFLPLAHVFAQVVKAAWLSMGYRLVVAESVDKLLANLAETRPTALPSVPRVFEKVYNNVVTNGSATPGLKGRLFRWAFKLFDEYVEARQQGREYSSLGFALAKKLVFSKVHATISEKLGGNMRVFISGGAPLSPKIGYFFDLLGLKVLEGYGLTETSAGTTINREHRIKIGSVGAPLPGTEVKIASDGEILIRGPGVMKGYYKNPEATADAIDAEGWFHTGDIGALDADNYLRITDRKKDLIVTAGGKNVAPQNLENALKTYPIISQAMVYGDKRPYLVVLITVSEEGARKLLQDQGAPVGSSADNARRPEVHAAVKAAVDQVNAQQPPYATLKRFTVLENDFSQETEELTPKLSVKRKVCTLKYKAQLDRMYEGTAVID from the coding sequence ATGAGGGCAGAGAATCAGGTGGCGGCTCCCGCCACCGCGGGGGGGGATGCGACGCTGGTCCAACTGCTCATCCAGCGCGCGAAGAACGCGTCGACGGTGGGCGCATGCCACAAGAAGGACGGCCGCTGGCACGACGTCACCTTCGCCCGGTTCCTGGACGAGGTGAAGGCGCTCTCCGCGGGCCTGGTCGCCCAGGGGGTGAAGCCCGGGGACCGGGTGGCCATCTTCGCCAACACCAGCCTGCAGTGGCTCATCTGTGACGTGGCCATCAGCGCCGCGCAGGCCATCACCGTCCCCATCTACGCGTCCAACACGCCGGAGGAGTGCCGGTACATCCTCAACCACTCCGAGACGACGCTCGTCTTCGTGGACAACGACGAGAAGGACGCCCGGCAGCCGGGCCGGCTCACGCGCCTGCGCCAGAAGCTCCCGCAGTGTCCTTCCGTCCGCCGCGTCGTCGCCTTCGAGGGCCCCGTCGCCGGTGGCGCCGAGCTGTCCCTGGCAGACGTGGTGACGCAGGGCCGCGCCGAGCACGCCGCCCGGCCGGACGACTTCGAGGCCCGGGTGAACGGCGTGTCCATGGAGGACACCGCCGCCATCATCTACACGTCCGGCACCACGGGGGACCCCAAGGGCGTCATCCTCACGCACCAGAACTGGGCCTACGAGGCGAAGGCCGCCCAGTCGGTGGGGATGATGGTGCCCGGCGACTCGGTGATGTTGTTCCTGCCGCTGGCGCACGTCTTCGCGCAGGTGGTGAAGGCGGCCTGGCTGAGCATGGGCTACCGGCTCGTGGTGGCCGAGTCGGTGGACAAGCTGCTGGCCAACCTGGCGGAGACGCGCCCCACGGCGTTGCCCTCGGTGCCGCGCGTCTTCGAGAAGGTCTACAACAACGTCGTCACCAACGGCTCGGCCACGCCCGGCCTCAAGGGCCGGCTCTTCCGCTGGGCCTTCAAGCTGTTCGACGAGTACGTCGAGGCCCGTCAGCAGGGCCGCGAGTATTCCTCGCTGGGCTTCGCGCTGGCGAAGAAGCTGGTGTTCTCCAAGGTGCACGCGACCATCAGCGAGAAGCTGGGCGGCAACATGCGCGTGTTCATCTCCGGCGGCGCGCCCCTGTCCCCGAAGATTGGCTACTTCTTCGACCTGCTGGGCCTCAAGGTGCTGGAGGGCTACGGCCTGACGGAGACCTCCGCCGGCACCACCATCAACCGCGAGCACCGAATCAAGATTGGCAGCGTGGGCGCGCCCCTGCCGGGCACGGAGGTGAAGATCGCCTCCGACGGCGAAATCCTCATCCGCGGCCCGGGCGTGATGAAGGGGTACTACAAGAACCCCGAGGCCACGGCGGACGCCATCGACGCGGAGGGCTGGTTCCACACCGGGGACATTGGCGCGCTGGACGCGGACAACTACCTGCGCATCACCGACCGCAAGAAGGACCTCATCGTCACCGCGGGCGGGAAGAACGTGGCGCCGCAGAACCTGGAGAACGCGCTCAAGACGTACCCCATCATCAGCCAGGCCATGGTGTACGGCGACAAGCGGCCCTACCTGGTGGTGCTCATCACCGTGTCGGAGGAGGGGGCGCGCAAGCTCCTGCAGGATCAGGGCGCCCCGGTGGGCAGCTCCGCGGACAACGCCCGGCGCCCGGAGGTCCACGCGGCGGTGAAGGCCGCGGTGGACCAGGTCAACGCGCAGCAGCCGCCCTACGCCACCCTCAAGCGCTTCACGGTGCTGGAGAACGACTTCAGCCAGGAGACGGAGGAGCTGACGCCCAAGCTCAGCGTCAAGCGGAAGGTCTGCACCCTGAAGTACAAGGCGCAGCTCGACCGGATGTACGAGGGCACCGCCGTCATCGACTGA
- a CDS encoding sigma-70 family RNA polymerase sigma factor: protein MANSTKYAAEGLSSYLRNLGGHQQLTREQEYELARRARKGDESARQTLASSNLAFVVAVAKKFANRGARLDDLIQEGNVGLMKAIEHFDPKKNVRFATYAVWWIRAYITRYLKDNRSQVRGGEAERGSMVDFSLDATIDEDGETTFLDRLEDNSPSPQQVFLSHEQDSEIQEALAKVRKRIGDLGWDILQERLTQDKPLTLEELGQRWGVSRERVRQVELKTKNFLERYLQAFNENEEHLGEQAADAA, encoded by the coding sequence ATGGCCAATTCGACGAAGTACGCAGCGGAAGGCCTGTCGAGCTACCTTCGGAACCTGGGCGGGCACCAGCAGCTGACGCGCGAGCAGGAGTACGAGCTCGCTCGCCGCGCCCGCAAGGGTGACGAGTCCGCGCGGCAGACGCTCGCCAGCTCCAATCTGGCCTTCGTTGTCGCCGTGGCGAAGAAGTTCGCCAATCGCGGCGCGCGACTGGATGACCTCATCCAGGAGGGCAACGTCGGTCTCATGAAGGCGATTGAGCACTTCGACCCCAAGAAGAACGTGCGCTTCGCCACGTATGCGGTGTGGTGGATTCGCGCCTACATCACCCGGTACCTGAAGGACAACCGCAGCCAGGTGCGCGGCGGTGAGGCCGAGCGCGGCAGCATGGTGGACTTCTCGCTGGACGCCACCATCGACGAGGACGGCGAGACGACCTTCCTGGACCGACTGGAGGACAACAGCCCTTCGCCTCAGCAGGTGTTCCTGTCGCACGAGCAGGACAGCGAGATTCAGGAGGCGCTGGCCAAGGTGCGCAAGCGCATTGGCGACCTGGGCTGGGACATCCTCCAGGAGCGGCTGACGCAGGACAAGCCGCTGACGCTGGAGGAGCTGGGCCAGCGCTGGGGTGTGTCGCGCGAGCGCGTGCGCCAGGTGGAGCTGAAGACGAAGAACTTCCTGGAGCGCTACCTGCAGGCGTTCAACGAGAACGAGGAGCACCTGGGCGAGCAGGCCGCCGACGCGGCGTGA
- a CDS encoding sensor histidine kinase, translated as MWNVASPGELKAGDMAAPGLLLLPRGGTPRLLGRSLLEQLGLEVLPARVGSLPELMAAAGFQRRAGSGGLWERDGQVLRAGEEALEDGALLLWTEPLAWDEAGVRRRVRYLSMASHDLRGSLANVRSYAALLLNGRVPLEPKVQRGLETILRNADRSLAFSQDFFDASRADLGALPCEPERQSLLPLLDAAVERQRAAASAAQVALVLDVGPADAVPDVVVDGARIQHALESFIQYHLARAQPGEVIRVRIRPFPPRVRVEVRRDGAPLTDEDAAAVFQREERAFREKRLEDPLRVYLARQEVEAHGGSVGVEADPGGSTLFLTLAQAPTAALGSPATMQA; from the coding sequence GTGTGGAACGTGGCGAGCCCGGGGGAGCTGAAGGCAGGCGACATGGCGGCACCAGGGCTCCTGCTCCTGCCGCGCGGAGGCACCCCGCGCCTGCTCGGCCGCTCCTTGCTGGAGCAGCTCGGCCTGGAGGTGCTGCCCGCCCGCGTGGGCTCGCTGCCGGAGCTGATGGCGGCGGCGGGCTTCCAGCGGCGCGCCGGGAGCGGCGGCCTGTGGGAGCGGGACGGCCAGGTGCTGAGGGCGGGCGAGGAGGCGCTGGAGGACGGCGCGCTGCTGCTGTGGACCGAGCCCCTGGCGTGGGACGAGGCCGGGGTGCGCCGGCGCGTGCGCTACCTGTCCATGGCGTCCCATGACTTGCGCGGCTCGCTGGCCAACGTCCGCTCGTACGCGGCCCTGCTGCTCAACGGCCGGGTGCCCCTGGAGCCCAAGGTGCAGCGGGGCCTGGAGACCATCCTCCGCAACGCGGACCGCTCGCTGGCCTTCTCCCAGGACTTCTTCGACGCCAGCCGGGCGGACCTGGGCGCGCTGCCCTGTGAGCCGGAGCGCCAGTCGCTGCTGCCCCTGCTGGACGCGGCGGTGGAGCGGCAGCGCGCCGCGGCCTCCGCGGCCCAGGTGGCGCTCGTGTTGGACGTGGGCCCGGCGGACGCGGTGCCGGACGTCGTCGTGGACGGGGCCCGCATCCAGCACGCCCTGGAGTCCTTCATCCAGTACCACCTGGCGCGCGCCCAGCCGGGCGAGGTCATCCGCGTGCGCATCCGCCCCTTCCCGCCCCGGGTGCGCGTGGAGGTCCGCCGGGACGGCGCCCCCCTGACGGACGAGGACGCCGCCGCCGTCTTCCAGCGCGAGGAGCGCGCCTTCCGGGAGAAGCGGCTGGAGGACCCCTTGCGCGTCTACCTGGCCCGGCAGGAAGTGGAGGCCCATGGCGGCAGCGTGGGCGTGGAGGCGGACCCGGGGGGCAGCACCCTCTTCCTCACGCTGGCCCAGGCCCCCACGGCGGCGCTCGGTTCTCCAGCAACCATGCAGGCTTGA
- a CDS encoding SCP2 sterol-binding domain-containing protein, whose protein sequence is MNAKDIIENQIPESLKAKPELAKEINAVIVFDVSGEGGGKWTLDTTKSEGWVTEGAADGAKMTISVSNDDFVKIREKKLNAQMAAMQGKLKFKPMDMGLAMKLAKLL, encoded by the coding sequence ATGAACGCGAAGGACATCATCGAGAACCAGATTCCGGAGTCCCTCAAGGCGAAGCCGGAGCTGGCGAAGGAAATCAACGCCGTCATCGTGTTCGACGTCTCGGGTGAGGGCGGCGGGAAGTGGACGCTGGACACCACCAAGTCGGAGGGCTGGGTGACGGAAGGCGCCGCGGATGGCGCGAAGATGACCATCAGCGTGAGCAACGACGACTTCGTGAAGATTCGCGAGAAGAAGCTCAACGCGCAGATGGCGGCCATGCAGGGCAAGCTGAAGTTCAAGCCCATGGACATGGGCCTCGCGATGAAGCTCGCGAAGCTGCTCTAA
- a CDS encoding FAD-binding oxidoreductase: MSAPVPGPRVAPERVARVREALAAVLAPEQLRVDEAALAAYARDESDSGVYAPDLVVFPADARQVSEVFKVCGAHGVPFTPCGARSGKSGGSLPLHGGVAVSLERMNRILSISPEDLTAVVQPGVITGDLMKAVEAVGLFYPPDPNSWEQCTLGGNVAENAGGPRALKYGVTRDYVIGLEWVLPDGEVVRVGRRTIKGVAGYDLVGLFVGSEGTLGVATEITVQLIPLPREVLTALVVFPSVLHAARAVSAVLAAGILPRCLELIDDVALRAVDGRGFQFPPGAGSAVIVEVDGNGREGLLTELSQLGDICAAQGATETLVAQDASQREKLWAARRVISPALRALKPRKISEDIVVPRSRIPEVIERLKAMGAELGLTVATYGHAGDGNLHANILYEGAHQRPLVDEALRRMLVMTVELGGTITGEHGVGHAKREYLSLEQSPALIDLQRRLKAFFDPSGLLNPSKIFPAPKRS, encoded by the coding sequence ATGAGCGCGCCCGTGCCGGGGCCCCGCGTGGCGCCCGAGCGCGTGGCCCGGGTGCGCGAGGCGCTGGCCGCTGTCCTGGCCCCGGAGCAGCTCCGCGTGGACGAGGCCGCGCTGGCCGCCTACGCCCGGGACGAGTCCGACAGCGGCGTGTACGCGCCCGACCTCGTCGTCTTCCCCGCGGATGCGCGCCAGGTGTCCGAGGTCTTCAAGGTCTGCGGCGCGCACGGCGTGCCCTTCACCCCTTGCGGCGCGCGCAGCGGCAAGAGCGGCGGCTCGCTGCCCCTGCACGGTGGGGTGGCGGTGAGCCTGGAGCGGATGAACCGCATCCTCTCCATCTCCCCGGAAGACCTCACCGCGGTGGTGCAGCCCGGCGTCATCACCGGGGACCTGATGAAGGCCGTGGAGGCCGTGGGCCTCTTCTATCCCCCGGACCCCAACTCCTGGGAGCAGTGCACGCTGGGCGGCAACGTGGCGGAGAACGCCGGCGGCCCTCGCGCGCTCAAGTACGGTGTCACGCGTGACTATGTCATCGGGCTGGAGTGGGTGCTTCCGGACGGTGAGGTGGTGCGGGTGGGCCGGCGCACCATCAAGGGCGTGGCGGGGTATGACCTGGTGGGCCTCTTCGTCGGCTCGGAGGGCACGCTGGGGGTGGCCACCGAAATCACCGTCCAGCTCATCCCGCTGCCGCGCGAGGTGCTGACCGCCCTGGTGGTGTTTCCGTCCGTGCTGCACGCCGCGCGCGCGGTGTCCGCCGTGCTCGCCGCCGGCATCCTCCCGCGATGTCTGGAGCTCATCGACGACGTGGCCCTGCGCGCGGTGGATGGACGCGGCTTCCAGTTCCCTCCAGGCGCGGGCTCCGCCGTCATCGTGGAGGTGGATGGCAACGGCCGCGAGGGCCTGCTCACTGAGCTGTCTCAGTTGGGTGACATCTGTGCTGCCCAGGGCGCCACGGAGACCTTGGTGGCCCAGGACGCCTCCCAGCGCGAGAAGCTGTGGGCCGCGCGCCGGGTGATTTCCCCAGCCCTCCGGGCCCTCAAGCCTCGCAAGATTTCCGAGGACATCGTCGTGCCCCGCTCGAGGATTCCCGAGGTCATCGAGCGGCTGAAGGCCATGGGCGCTGAGCTGGGCCTCACCGTGGCCACATATGGCCATGCGGGTGACGGCAACCTGCACGCAAACATCCTCTATGAGGGCGCCCACCAACGGCCGCTGGTGGACGAGGCCCTGCGGCGCATGCTGGTGATGACCGTCGAGCTGGGAGGCACCATCACCGGCGAGCACGGGGTGGGCCACGCGAAGCGGGAATATCTTTCGCTGGAGCAGTCCCCCGCGCTCATCGACCTGCAGCGCCGGCTCAAGGCCTTCTTCGACCCATCAGGGCTGCTCAACCCGTCGAAAATCTTCCCCGCGCCCAAGCGTTCTTGA
- a CDS encoding Rieske (2Fe-2S) protein has translation MDGGFIPVATLDVLDAGGRAVVQVDGVAVALFRVGEEILAVADACPHRAGPLSEGDLVGDVVHCPLHTWPFDLRSGLCTRHPGVQVRTYAVRIQGAHILVSASGRVPTP, from the coding sequence ATGGACGGCGGATTCATTCCAGTCGCGACGCTGGACGTGCTCGACGCAGGCGGCCGCGCGGTGGTGCAGGTGGACGGGGTCGCGGTGGCCCTCTTCCGCGTGGGGGAGGAAATCCTCGCGGTGGCGGACGCGTGTCCCCACCGGGCCGGCCCCCTCTCCGAGGGCGACCTGGTGGGGGACGTGGTGCACTGCCCGTTGCACACCTGGCCGTTCGACCTCCGCTCGGGGCTGTGCACCCGGCATCCCGGCGTGCAGGTCCGCACCTACGCGGTACGGATTCAGGGAGCGCACATCCTCGTGTCCGCATCGGGTAGGGTCCCAACCCCCTGA
- the tatA gene encoding twin-arginine translocase TatA/TatE family subunit, whose amino-acid sequence MGLKGMEILLIMAVLLLLFGASRLPQLGSSLGSAIRNFKRGFGGEGDEAQADKKAGGSLSSSTGVQNDVAKSQTPSGHV is encoded by the coding sequence ATGGGTTTGAAGGGAATGGAAATCCTGCTGATCATGGCGGTGCTGCTGCTCCTGTTCGGAGCGTCGCGGCTGCCTCAGCTCGGCTCCTCGCTGGGAAGCGCGATCCGCAACTTCAAGCGGGGGTTCGGCGGCGAGGGCGACGAGGCCCAGGCGGACAAGAAGGCCGGCGGCTCGCTGTCCAGCAGCACCGGCGTCCAGAACGACGTCGCCAAGAGCCAGACGCCCAGCGGCCACGTCTGA